From one Thermomicrobiales bacterium genomic stretch:
- a CDS encoding FAD-binding oxidoreductase: MTVGSSYLKGAAVVVIGAGAVGSVTAYRLAQAGAAVTVIERRYPGAGTSGSTFAWLNSFGKTPRDYHRLNLRSIGEHQDLARELGGDWVHIGGGITWAHHDDRDHAEPLRERVRNLHQWGYRVETLSPEQVMRELEPDLFIDPDRVEEVYVAPHEGWLNGVGLCHGALSAAVRRYGAQIVRDEVVGLVVQSGAVEGVVLASGERLAADAVINAAGPDAARIAALAGVDLPVDRQPGLLVVTEPAPVSLRSVVHAPETFVHHDGGWRLLLHRDDYDALVETEQPLPAGDPFPLQAIANAAKILPGIAGVRPDGMRLGVRAMPRDGHPIIGFDAGVAGLYHLVMHSGITLSAIVSNLVRDDLLGLEVPELTPYRPAR, encoded by the coding sequence ATGACAGTCGGTTCCTCGTATCTCAAGGGCGCGGCAGTAGTGGTCATCGGCGCAGGGGCGGTCGGGTCGGTGACGGCGTACCGGCTGGCGCAGGCCGGCGCGGCGGTGACCGTCATCGAGCGACGCTACCCGGGGGCCGGCACGTCCGGCAGCACGTTCGCCTGGCTGAACTCGTTCGGCAAGACCCCGCGCGATTACCACCGGCTCAACCTGCGCTCGATCGGCGAGCACCAGGACCTGGCCCGCGAGCTGGGCGGCGACTGGGTCCACATCGGCGGCGGCATCACCTGGGCGCACCACGACGACCGCGACCACGCCGAGCCACTGCGCGAGCGCGTGCGCAACCTGCATCAGTGGGGGTACAGGGTGGAGACGCTCAGCCCCGAGCAGGTGATGCGCGAGCTGGAGCCGGACCTGTTCATTGACCCGGACCGCGTCGAGGAGGTCTACGTCGCCCCGCATGAGGGCTGGCTGAATGGCGTCGGCCTTTGCCACGGCGCGCTCAGCGCGGCAGTCCGTCGCTACGGAGCGCAGATCGTCCGTGACGAGGTCGTCGGGCTCGTGGTCCAGTCCGGCGCAGTCGAGGGGGTTGTGCTGGCCAGCGGGGAGCGCCTGGCTGCCGACGCAGTGATCAACGCGGCCGGCCCCGACGCCGCCCGGATCGCCGCGCTGGCGGGGGTCGATCTCCCCGTCGATCGGCAGCCCGGCCTGCTCGTCGTCACCGAACCTGCGCCAGTGTCGCTCCGCAGCGTCGTGCATGCGCCGGAGACGTTCGTCCACCACGACGGTGGCTGGCGCCTGCTGCTGCACCGCGACGACTACGACGCGCTGGTCGAGACGGAGCAGCCCCTGCCGGCCGGCGACCCGTTCCCGCTACAGGCGATCGCCAACGCAGCGAAGATCCTGCCCGGCATCGCCGGAGTGCGGCCCGACGGGATGCGCCTCGGCGTCCGCGCCATGCCGCGCGACGGGCACCCGATCATCGGCTTCGACGCGGGCGTGGCCGGCCTCTACCACCTCGTCATGCACAGCGGCATCACCCTCTCGGCCATCGTCTCCAACCTCGTCCGCGACGACCTCCTCGGCCTGGAAGTGCCGGAGCTGACGCCGTACCGGCCGGCGCGATAG